The sequence GCTATCCAACTGTACCATCTTAACCCTGCAGTATGGCAGCCGCAAAAGCATAATGGACGAAGTAACAACTTTAAATTCAGTCAGTGTCAACCTTACACATCAGCTCATTCAGCTGAAGTGCTTCATTATTGAATCTACATTGGAATTTGCTCCCCATTCCGCTTACGTTAGGGGTCAGTCCAGCTGTCCACTTTTGTTGCAAGCACAGGCAACCTCGCAGTTAAAATTAGCATATGGTTTGGAGGGGAATGACAACCAAAACGAACTTCATGGACGAACGTCATGAAAAAATATAACTAGTTTGCTTACCAGTTGGCAGTAGTTATAGAGCTTAGCCAGAGTCCCGTCTGTAATAGTTCACGTTAAAGACATTGACTAGATAAGCTGACTAGCTGTCTGTCAGGTATGAGTTAACTGCATTTGGCAAACGCAAAGACGGTACAAAACATTAGCTGTCAATGTTTGTACCCAAGTTTTAAAACGTTTCAATTTGTTCAGTTCAGTTTGCTGGCGTTAAAAACCCAGAACGTTAAAGCCATCTAACATGAATAGCCAATGCTAACTTTTCAGCCGGTCATTAGCCTGTGTTAACAAGCTGATCATGCTGAAACACAAACTGTTTTCTGTAGTGTACCGGTAAATTCTGAATATCCTAATTTCCCAACGAAACGTTATTTATTTGCCTCGACGTAGCCATACTGCAAGGCCGTGTCTGTCTTCACTTGGACACCCATGTTGCTAGCAATCCAGTCAAGCCtttgcatagacagtaaaagagcCTTTGCCACTCGGTTGTCAACAATCTCGTGACTGTATTACCGGACATGACATCATCTAATGtgaacacagacaacatatgcaTCAGATAGGGTGGAATGTCATTTTTTACTGCAGTTTTGGGATTCAAACATCTTCTTTTATACAAACATTGAACATTTTCTTCCAGCAATTTCAAGACCAAGTAATCAGTGCATTTCTTATTGAATCAGTATCTTCGTCTACAAAGAAGTCTgaatttttaaaacaaaaacacatacttTCAATTCACTGACACTGATAGAAACTCAGCCTATTTTTCCATTTTAAGTATGTAGAGATCCTCCATtgtgaaaaaaaacattatatacACGGTGAAGAAGCAACAATTTAGGTCCTTACTGTCTGTAAAAAACAGTGGTGGTATAGCACACTCTATGAATCCAAATCAAACTCATACACAGCTCCTTTCTTCAGGTTTCTCCCAGGTACACAACAGCCTGGACGTTGTACATGACACTCAAACCCCCCACCCTTTACCCCTTCGGTCTTGTCACAAACATGGCTTTGACCCCAATACTCCAGTGCTTGACCTCTTTAATCtgacttctctttctctttcatatGTAGGAACACAACACTGAAGAGGAAGAGTCCGCCCATCATAGAGAAGACACTAGCATAGTAAGGGTAAGCAGAGGGGATGAAACGCTCATACTGAGTGTGCTGCAGTGGACGAACAGACACCTGAAAGACAAAAGAAAGACGCATCGTTCAAAGATCACACTGAGACTTGTGCTTCTATATCAGGACCACATTCTCCCATTCACATGTAATCATTTTTTTACACACTTTTGAGTTGCACACATTGTCCCATTCACACTTTTGTCACACCCACAACGCGCAAGTTCAGAATCAAGGCGGCCTTATGAAAAAGgcatgatttttttaaaacagaTTCAGACTAAGCAACAACAAGAACATGGCCCCAATCGAACTCAAAACTCAATTCCCTGCACAGTGAAGTACTCACCTGTGTTGaggagtacatgtgtgtgtaccccaGCCTGTTGTAATCAACCTTGAACTGAAATACACCATACACATCTGGTAACTTGAACTGGACGCTGTATTTTCCACCTGCAAAAAACGCAAGGGTTTAAAAGTGAGACTATTACATTCAAGTTGGCAAGAAAGAAAATGAATAGGAGGTCTACAAAATAGCATAGTGTTTAAGGTCAACAACTGGGGCTATACCATTTTTCTTGAGGTAGGTCCTGACGAAGGGGTCAATCCTGACAAACTCCAGCTGAATGTCATCTCCATCAAAGGGCACCCAGCGGCCCTCCGACAGCATCTCAATCACAATGCTGTACTCCTGTTAGGAATATGATCATGTTAGCGCTATACGTAGCAGATACTCCAGAAAAATATGGCGTTACTTCACCATCCCCTTGCAGATTCAGCTAAAGCTTAAAACCAACATCACTGAGCTGTTTTTGCAGACACTCACCACCAGGTCTGTGATGGTGTAGGCAGCTGGTGGGGTGCTCTCTCCAACAGGATGATGGGTAACAGCTCCCACCCTGAGCACGCCAGCCTCCTTGAACACCCAGCTGGACAGAGCCTCGGCCAGCTCCATGTTGCCATTCTGGTCATGTCTGTGAACAGTTGAGCATTAGGAGGTTGCGTGACATTCAAACAACTTTTTTCCCATATATAACATAGAAGTGTAATCCTTACACTAAAAAAAAGGTTTTCAGGTTTTGTTCCCCAAAATCATGCCTTTTTAAAAGGTAAACATGTGTTCATACTAACCTCCTACAGCCATAATGCAAAAGATGTGGAAATATGATATTTATTTTGATATTATAGTGGTGGAACCACAATGAGGGTTCTGTGCTCCacttgagaggaagagagagataatggTGTGATGAGTGGTGAGGAAGTGAGAGGTGGTGGTGTACCGCTGGGATCCAGGTGTAGCCTTCTGCACAGCGGAGCTGAAGAACGCATCGCTGAAGAAGTCCAAAGATCCGCTGAAGACCACGCGGGCGTTGTTCCTTGCCTGGAGGCCTGCAATCAGGAGTGTATTCTTGCCCACAGCGTGAGGGTACTGGCATTGGGGAACAGAGAAAGCATTAAGATAGATGTTTCAAAGAAAAACAATTTTGGAtcatatttttgaaaaaaaaaaaaaacatggaagaatgtaaggtttaaaaaaaaagtattacCTGTTTGATGGGCTGATCAGGGAAGAAGGAGTAGGAGGTGGAGGATCCGGTGAGAATATCCAGCACCAGAGGGTTATCAGGGTCGGCCACCAtgctaaagaaaacaaaacaaggcACCGCCATGATGGCTTCACTGAACAAACCATGGTACTCCAAACAAAACAAGGCACCACCAGTATGATGGCTACGTCAATCAGCataatatttttaaaatgtaaatgcatTCATCATATTATTAGATGGTAACATTTATGAGTAAAGAGATAAGTTGTAGGCCAAATATATTTCATAAAAGACAAGACACTCAAATGTGTACTTCAACCCGAGAAATGGAAACAAATTGTTTCTGTTGGTAAGTTTTTTGTGGGGTAGTCTACAAGGGTCCCTGTATAAAAATTCAATTAACATTTACAAAATATTTACAGATGGTCTGACCATTTTATTTGAACAAAACTGAACTTACCCAACACCCTTGAAAAGGATAGGTTTCTCAGTGGGCTTGCCAACAATAGTTGGTGCTTTGAGCAGGTTCTCTGGGTCAGCCACAATCAAAGAGTGCTGGGAAATAAAAACACGTCAACAAATAAGATACACACTTGCTATGAATAGCATGTTTGGCGAACCCAAACAAACCTGACTTTTAGGAAGCATTTGACATTCTTACATTGTGACCTCAAAGTTCGTTTGGGAATAAAAGCGATTATGTGGGACAGTAGAAAATGTAAGGCTTACATCACCAGGGTCTGACACATCATAATTATGATGATCAATGACAGCAGTCTTTTCTTCATCAAACTCAATGCCACATTCGCTGCCAAGTTCTCTCAAGGGGTCACCTGAACAGCAACAAGGAAATGCAATGTTTTACAGCTCTGCTCTCCACCTCATAACCTGTCTGGTAATACATCAAACAAACCAGGGATCAAATCGAAGGCTCTCTCCACTTCCTTACCAATGTCAGAGCTTGCAGCAACAAGGACATTTCCTCCACCATCAATGAAGGCTGTGATGGTCTCTACGTTGATATTTCCGCCAAAGTCTGAAAAACAGACAACGCCATCTATTAAATGCttctgaaaaaaacaaaaatgttacTACTGCCAGCCTGGAATGTAGGTCGCCTCTTCGGTAaaatcacagaaacacactcacctTCCACCGATGGGGAGAAAATGACGAGATGGTCATACAGAAATTGGCCATATTTAATGAGAGACAGGCTAGGATCGTCGGCAGTTTTGAATGTAAGGTCGAATCCACGGTCTGCAAATCAACAGACAACAGCTGGGTTAGGAAGAAAGCCATCTAAATAAATATGTGTATGAGCACTGGCCCAACGTTGTGTACATCCTGAAGGTGCACTTATTTGGTAGTCGAAAGCATGTGATAAGGAAGGGAATAACGACACGTCAAATAACACTTAGCGTGATACCTTTAATGAAATGTAGTCTAACGTTACATAAACGTAAGAGTGCAACAGGATAGCTAAACTATTACACTGTCTGATGAACGCCTGATGAACCCTCAAACACCGATACTCACCGGCTAGACTGCGGAAGAATATTGAATGAGTGTCTTTGATGTTCGGGTTGTCCAACAGCACGAGCGTCTTTCCGTCTCCAATGGCTACTTGCAACAAGCAAGCTAAAGACGCCACAAATAGGACATTACTTACTATTCCTGTTTGTGAAGACTGTGCCATGTTAACACTACGTCTTTTGCAGTTGTAAGCTGAGGAGCGGCCACATTCGGCTGCAGACTGTTCTTCCACCGCCATTTTCCCGTTTAGACAACGTCAGCCTAAGAAACTGGGTAACCTTTGGCCCATCCAGATTCAACCAATCATAAGCGTTCACGCACAACCCGGAACatgccagagagggttaaagcggagctttgataacGCAGTATATTCATTCCATTCATTCAGGTAGTGCTAGACCACATAGATATACTGACAGACAGTATATTGTGCTAGACTACTGTTTTGGAAGGGCGTGTACCTCATCACTGAACctgtttttaatatatatatatataaaacaaaaCTGAATTGTACATATATACTCTATCTTTATTACTGACCAATCCTTACTATTCTTCACTATAGAGCCTCTAGTGCTACAATAGGAGAACTGCATTTCTGAAAAATTCATATGTCAAAGTTTGTTCAATTTATGGCAAGCTGACTCTTTCTTTTGTCTATAagtctttactttttaaacaaaatgcctcaaatgttttttttattacgaaTGCAGTCAGGTTTAATATGTGATTACTTTGCAAACACTGACTGACATTTGCTCTGATAAAGGAATAAGCATCTGTAAAGTTACCAAGAAATTCACCTGGCTTTACTTTTGGATCTAAAGATTTCACATCATTGCGTTTGCCTAAAAATGGTCACACTGCTCAATGCACAGAGTAGGCCTAACACATCTTGTACAACCTTCAgtttaataaatgtattaatacaaccccaaatcagaaaaagttgtgaTGTGTAAAAAAAttgatggaaaatatatgttcattttgaatttgatgccagaaACATGTTGGGACCagcaaaaaagttgggacagggaatgttcaccactgtgctgcttcacctcttcatttaacaaaattctgtcaATGTTTAGTAACTGAgcagaccagttgctagagttctGAGAATGAATtgttgtcccattactgccCGAGGATTTCAGTTGCCTGGAATtgttgtcccattactgcccaaggatttcagttgctcaacagtatgtggtattcttagtcatgtttttcattccatgatgcacctaatttgacaagtctggactgcagacaggccatcttaGCACCCAGACtattcctctatggagaaatactgtttaaatatgtgcagaattcattttagcATTGTtatcctgaaatattcaaggtcttccctggatatgttgctcaaaacctgtatacatcattcagaatagATTGTGATAGATTCATCTCCGATAGATTcatctccacaccatcatagatgttgggtttcgagctgagcactaaaacaagttgaataagttggatacttggataggccctctcctctttagcccagatgagtccatgatttccaagctaaggcccagataagacaacagtattttctgtatcatgtgtcaatacaattttggctgttgcaTGGTTTTGAATTGAGTCTCAAACTGTGACTGGTTATcaaaggttttcctgagcccatacaatggtttactttacagaaacaggtctggttttgatgcagtgccatgtgaggtccaaaagaccacggccatccaatattgtttttcagctgtatcccttgtttgcaaagatttctctggattctctgaatgttttaatcatattatgtcctgtagatgattaactccccaaatacttcacaatttcatgttaagaagcatttaAATTAAATTGTTTCATAATTTGTGCCCACTGGTTTACACAGaatgatgaatacccctacatctttacttctaagagaccctgcctcactgggatgctctttttcatacccaatcatgttgccagttaccctaattagttgtgaaacattcctccttttgttttctttataattacacaacttttccagcattttgttacccccatcccaactttttcgTCAAATCtgtaattttcaacatttgatatgttgtctgtgtcctttttgcaactaaatatgagtttaagagatttgcagattattacattctgtttttattcgcattttacacaacgtcccagcATTTTATAATTTGGGGTTGAAggtgtaattgtttttttttttttatgaataaCAAATCATTTCCAAACTATGAGTTTTTGATAGGTGTTAATGATTTCATATAGCATCTTTTACACTATGGGTGCAAAACATGCATGGTTCTTATTCTACTGGTCTGTGGAAAGGATAGGAGTATTTACAACCACATAAAATAGACAAGGTGCATTCTGTCACAAAGCTGACAAGAAATATAGCAACAAGAGTATTGAAAAAGCCTAGGAAGATATACTGTTATTTAGATAAGTAAAATAAATTAGTGATATACTACACATTGTTccaaaaacattattttgaaTGTgacatttaggtctatattggGCGAGACACATTTATTACTGAGAGTCTGCATTTGATTGTTAATCAACACCCTGATTATACTCTTAAGACAGAGTATCACAAACTCTAAAAGAACATGGAGAAATAAGAGagggtttttttctctctcaggcATGAGCCCAATATGTTTTCCTTATAACCAAGGAATGAATTGGTGACAAACCCACAGAAGGGGTTCAGAGTATTTTAAAACAGAACCAATCATCTACACCTAGGAGTTTCTATAGTGCAATTAATCAGGCATCTAACTTGAGCATGATCATTCTGAGATCCTAAGTCTGGCTATCGCAGTccatctcctccaccacctcccctcctccctccacctcAGTCACTGTTTCCTCTTTAATCTCTGTCGGAGGCAGCCCTTCCTCAAGTGCCACTGTCTCTCCGTCCGTCCCtgcctccacctcttcctcgcCGTCTCGCGTGCGGAAGAGGAGCTCTCCGCCCTGGATGACCTGCTCAGTGGTCTGCCAGGTTGTGTCCCCCGCGGCGTACTGCTGGTAGAAGTCGGAGTCGGCCTGGAACATGACCAGGGCCTGTGCCGTGTGGATGCGCACATGCTGGGCCAGGGAGCTGGCGTCCAGGAACTTCTCACCGCAAGAGTCACACGCATACAGGATCTGTGTGTTGGGGTCTGGGCCGGAGGGAAACCACAGTATACACAATACAGTATTATTAGTCAACCTCAAAATATTTATTGTGATTATTAACCTGTTTCTACCTCCCACCATGTTTGTAAGTTTTCTCATTAATACATGTGTGATGGACGTAGTATAGTAGTTATAATATTTCCTTTTGCAATGTATTTTTTAGGTCTAGCAGGCGGCCCACTCACCTGCCTCCTGCACCTTCTCCACGGCCTTGGTGATCTCTGCTTTCAGGGCTTCTGTTTCGTCTGCTGACACGGTTGCTGCAACTGGAACCACTGGAGGGAAACGTTTTTAAAGTTTACGACAATGGTCATTACAAGTTCATTCCCCTCTGTAGACAGCTATTCTAATAATCATTATTGTACTTCAAATCCCTCTGCCACCATATAACCAATTACCTTTCACAGAAGCATTAGAAAAATTCTCCTGATCAAAAACATTGTTATCCaaaaataacacacaaacacaataggtTTCTCTTTCGCATTTTCTTCCCAGAATGGATAATGTTAATTTGTGACGTTCCTCTCTTCTAACCTGTTAGTTGTGCCACGGCACTGGCTGCCAACGCCTCTGTAGCAAGGGTCACAATGTCATCGGTGGTGACCGTGACTATGTTGACCTCGCTGTCGTCCAGCTCTGAGGCAGACGTGGAGACTGGTTGGAGTTTAtcgtctccctctccatctccttcgGCCACCACCAGCCGCTTCATGCCGGCCTTGCCCTGGTGAACGGTCTTGACATGCGAGCGCAGATTGTCCACGCGGTTGAAGCCCCTGCCACATTTGTCACACAGGAAGGGCTTTTCACCTGTCATAGACGGAAGAAAACAAATGTTGCACATGCGTTACAATCACCACTTAGAAATACCATCTTTCTCAGTTCAAATGTCAGGGAGCAGGTTTTCATCATGCAAGTTCTTCTTACCTGTATGAATGATGATGTGCTTAGAAAGATCGCCGACGTTGACAAATGCCTTGTTGCAGACATGGCACTTGTGTGGTCGGATGTTATCGTGGTGTCGGATGTGGTTGGCCAGCTGACTGGACTGTACAAACCTGATTAGAGAGTAAGAAGGTTGAGGACAGGGGAATAAGCAGAAAATAATGAATGTTAAATAAGGGATTGAGTCTGTTCGCTTCATAATATGTCTCCATATCCACTCTGGGACACATACGAGTCAGAGCGATCATTCAAATCTGACCTTTTCCCGCAGCGATCGCAGACATAgggcttttctcctgtgtgcTGCCGGACGTGTGCGATAAGAGAGCTGGCCTGAGCAAAGCCCTTCCCACATATGAGACAAAGGCAAGGCTTCTCACCTGTGTACACATACGGCTTGGTCAAATAAAAAGGTCAAAAATATAGtgtgggccctaatttaaaagGCGGGCAAAGAGCACTAGTCTGTCCACAAACAAGTGGGCTCatccatagatattagaaagctagattcCGCATTGTCCGTCGAGTTCTATAAGGTGgcgatagatcgatagatagatagatagatagatagatcgatagatactttattgatccccaaggggaaattcaagagacggagaaaaagacacaaagacacagagctaCTAAGCAGGCTGCCACTCACGTTGGCGCCGGAACCGGAAGTGATATGCAAACACGgcgccatattgctgggggccaacacctttactgtctatcggcaacacttgccggcaatcagagacacctgtctgatttccagtcagagtcacatgctCCTCCATTGACCTCCAGTGATTtttgcccccaccaagatggcatcgctatttacgtacgttctggagcccaatgcggtatctagctttctaatatctatgggctCATCAATGTTTGCGCTTAAGGTCTGATCCATGGTATTAAATTAGCAAGTTGCCTAGTTATTGAATTggctttagttagactttgcACTCTGcccatcattcaaattagggTTCAAATTAGGGTCTGTTTCACTCGAATAATGCATATCATGTAATGAGAACAGCACACGCTTGTGTTATATCAGAGATGTATATTGAAATTTCTGTGTTCCATTAGTCATGacctgtctgtttttttctgtgtctcTTGTTATCCCTGTAATCTATTATCCTCATAAGTAATGTGCGCTCAGGTGAGCAACGCACCTGTGTGGATTCGGACGTGTCTCTGCAGGGCTCCCGGGTCAGCGAATGCCCTCTgacagtgcatgcacacatagggCTTCTCCCCGCTGTGAACCCGCAGGTGTCTTTTCAGGttccctgcacacaaacacacacaaatcactgtCAGACTGGCTTTCACACGCACTGTCTGGTGTCAGACTCAATTCCACACAAGCCAACACATGTTCActtacagacacagatacagagacagacagacttacacacgcacactcacacacacacacacacacacacacacacacacacacacacacacacacacacacacacacacagacagacacacgcctCCTGGCACCATACagtgcttctgtctgtctcctgtgCTCATCTCTCCTCACCTGAGGTGGTGAACTGTTTGCCACACTCCTTACACTTCAGTGGCCCGTCTGCGATATGGATCTTCAGGTGAGCCTTCAGATTCCCGATCTGTGTGCAGAGCAAAGGAAAGAAGCACCAGGTTCACCAATCAGTCATGATACAATCACATCTCACTTTGCTTTCTTCATGATGCCCCATAGAGATGCTACAATACCCAATACACTCAGTGTCACACTTGCAGGCCAATATCAATATCATGTCTGCAAATGTTACTACCCACCCCTGCTTCTTAGCCACAGGACCTCATACCTTATATAAGCTTACAttgctcattctctctcacacacacacaaatctaaaaATAAAGAACTGCACCCTGCCATCCTCCTCACCTGGTTGAACTTCTTGTCGCAGTGGGAGCACCGATGCCCCTTGTCGGTGTCGTGGGTCTCCAGGTGGCGCATCTTGGCCGTGGGGTCGGAGAAGGCGCGGTCGCAGTAGTCGCAGCGGTACGGCTTCTCGCCGCTGTGCACCAGCTGGTGGCGCTTCAGGTTGCCCGACGTGGTGAAGAGCTTGCCGCAGTCCTCGCAGCTGTAGCGAGCCTCGCCTGTGTGCCGCTTGCGGTGCAGATTGAGCAGGCTGATCTGCCGGTAGCTCTTACCACACGTCGAACAGCAGTACGGCTTCAGTGGGCTAATGACACATTATCATAACAGCAATACTCAATAAAGTACAATAGCACTGAGCAAAGAGAGGGCATGGATATATTGCTCTCACAATATCAGACAGGTGATAAAATAGACTTGAAAATCATACTTTTTCCATTTGTCTCATTTATTTCTCTGACCAAGGACTGACTTGTGTCTGGATGTACATGTCTTATTTGACACTAAAATGTTTATATTCACTGATTGTCAAACTCTTTATGGTCAACAAAAAATACTTTCAATATATTCTGGATCTTTTCCATGTAGTTGAGAATTATACAAAGTAGAGGTCCTTTATTTCTCACCTGTGTGTTTTCTCATGTGCTTTGCAGGCAGCTGGATCCGAAAAGGCTTTGTGGCAGTCTCTGCAACTAAAGGGCTTCTCACCCGTGTGAATACGGATATGCCTCTTGAAATTGCCCGTGTGAGTGAACTTCTTCCCACAGTCCTACGCACCATTGGCAAAAACCATATGTCAGAACGAGAGCCTTGAGGGTGGTTATAATcatatgtttgtttttatatgtAAACCCAGCTGAGGATGTATAACTCATACATGACTCTGTCATTTTCTTACCTCACATTTATGGGTGAAGGAGCTGTATGCTCGGGACTCGCTCCGGTCAGAGATGGCCCCTGTCCTGATTGACCTGCCCTCGCCTCCGCTCTCATCCTCCtgcccttcctcttcctcctcctcctcatcctccacctctccagcttcctcctcttcctcagccgCATGTGCGCTGTTCCCCTCGGTAGCTGTGTTGGTCTCCTCTGACTCCACGCCGCCATTACGACCTTTAGGAGAAGACATTTTATGTTATCATGTTATTGGACTCTTCTATCTGGCTCTGGCTAAACAAGACTGTCACAACTGTCAAAAGGTCTGAGTGGGTGCGCATACCCCGCGCGTGCAGGCGCTTTGACGCAGTCCTCAGCCTGCTCCTACGAGTGCTGATGTAGGATTTAGCTGCTGCTGATGATTTGTATGGGACCTCTGTAACAACAGAACAATGTTTCATAGACATGTGTCATAGTCATATGTCATGGTGACAAAAATATATCACTTGAAGGAATTCAGCAATGAATAGGGACACATGTTACTAACTAGGTGTGTAGTCAGCATCTGAGGGGTCATCCTGAAATGGAACTTCCTTAGctgccccctcctcttcctcctccgctTGCCCTTTCTTTTCAGAGGTCACCCCGGCCTTCCTGGGTTTGGTGTAAGACGGGGCTTTGGGCATGCGGGAAGCTCGGGCCACAGCCGTCTTCACCTGAGCGGTCGAGCACTCCGCAATGCTGATCGCTGCCTGCTCATCCTCTGTGGCTTCCGAGGAAGGCCCTTGCTCGCTGAGGGGTTGCTTGTCAGATGCCCCATTCACTAGTGGGGCACTGTTCTCCTCCTCCGTCACAGGTTTGTCCAAATCTGACTTCTGTCCACCTTCCTCAGCATTATCTGCTATCAAAAGGGTTGGAGTCATGGAAAGCACCAGTGAAGCAGAATTTTTCATgactgtatgtttgtctgtattCCCAGCCTTTCAAAGACTATGTATAATCTAATAGCAGGTTATGATTTGGGTTGTACTTACTAGTTGTGGAGTCATGAGCTGTAGTTGTGTCAGTTGGAGAGACGGCCAGGGTTTGATAGGCTGAGCAGGCATTGACAATTTCTTGCATCTGCAGGAATGTTGCCACAGCCAAGACATCTTCCACATTCTGAGAGCTCAGGTTCAACTTGGCAGTGTACATAAATTCAAGTACCTGACCCAGACCTGAgagcaaaataaaaaagaaaccaacCACATCAACCACATCaaccaaaaagaaagaaagagaggtccTTAAAGGAAGTCCAACTTCTCTGGACCCCATCAAATCTTTTAGTATTTTACAAATTATAATAATCATAGGAATTATAGATATTGGGCTAGCGTTTGGGGAAGTACTACAAGACTGTACTATAGGAACAATAGAAGGCAAGGATAGTATAGGGGTATGACATAATATCATTGAAGTACACCAATACACATAGCACTCTTATAGTATTAAGCTTACTATATTCTCTGTAAAGGGACTGGGAACTTATTTTTTGCAAAGTGTATTGTACTATTGGTACCTGCTGCATTGCTGATGTCCAGATGCACAACATCTTTCTGATCCAGGAACAGAGTGCGGAAGTATGCACTGCAAGCTGCCAGCACGGC comes from Alosa sapidissima isolate fAloSap1 chromosome 7, fAloSap1.pri, whole genome shotgun sequence and encodes:
- the ddost gene encoding dolichyl-diphosphooligosaccharide--protein glycosyltransferase 48 kDa subunit, producing the protein MAVEEQSAAECGRSSAYNCKRRSVNMAQSSQTGIVSNVLFVASLACLLQVAIGDGKTLVLLDNPNIKDTHSIFFRSLADRGFDLTFKTADDPSLSLIKYGQFLYDHLVIFSPSVEDFGGNINVETITAFIDGGGNVLVAASSDIGDPLRELGSECGIEFDEEKTAVIDHHNYDVSDPGDHSLIVADPENLLKAPTIVGKPTEKPILFKGVGMVADPDNPLVLDILTGSSTSYSFFPDQPIKQYPHAVGKNTLLIAGLQARNNARVVFSGSLDFFSDAFFSSAVQKATPGSQRHDQNGNMELAEALSSWVFKEAGVLRVGAVTHHPVGESTPPAAYTITDLVEYSIVIEMLSEGRWVPFDGDDIQLEFVRIDPFVRTYLKKNGGKYSVQFKLPDVYGVFQFKVDYNRLGYTHMYSSTQVSVRPLQHTQYERFIPSAYPYYASVFSMMGGLFLFSVVFLHMKEKEKSD
- the zbtb17 gene encoding zinc finger and BTB domain-containing protein 17 isoform X2, producing MDFPWHSGKVLEQLNHQRQLGLLCDCTFVVDGIDFKAHKAVLAACSAYFRTLFLDQKDVVHLDISNAAGLGQVLEFMYTAKLNLSSQNVEDVLAVATFLQMQEIVNACSAYQTLAVSPTDTTTAHDSTTNNAEEGGQKSDLDKPVTEEENSAPLVNGASDKQPLSEQGPSSEATEDEQAAISIAECSTAQVKTAVARASRMPKAPSYTKPRKAGVTSEKKGQAEEEEEGAAKEVPFQDDPSDADYTPKVPYKSSAAAKSYISTRRSRLRTASKRLHARGRNGGVESEETNTATEGNSAHAAEEEEEAGEVEDEEEEEEEGQEDESGGEGRSIRTGAISDRSESRAYSSFTHKCEDCGKKFTHTGNFKRHIRIHTGEKPFSCRDCHKAFSDPAACKAHEKTHSPLKPYCCSTCGKSYRQISLLNLHRKRHTGEARYSCEDCGKLFTTSGNLKRHQLVHSGEKPYRCDYCDRAFSDPTAKMRHLETHDTDKGHRCSHCDKKFNQIGNLKAHLKIHIADGPLKCKECGKQFTTSGNLKRHLRVHSGEKPYVCMHCQRAFADPGALQRHVRIHTGEKPCLCLICGKGFAQASSLIAHVRQHTGEKPYVCDRCGKRFVQSSQLANHIRHHDNIRPHKCHVCNKAFVNVGDLSKHIIIHTGEKPFLCDKCGRGFNRVDNLRSHVKTVHQGKAGMKRLVVAEGDGEGDDKLQPVSTSASELDDSEVNIVTVTTDDIVTLATEALAASAVAQLTVVPVAATVSADETEALKAEITKAVEKVQEADPNTQILYACDSCGEKFLDASSLAQHVRIHTAQALVMFQADSDFYQQYAAGDTTWQTTEQVIQGGELLFRTRDGEEEVEAGTDGETVALEEGLPPTEIKEETVTEVEGGGEVVEEMDCDSQT
- the zbtb17 gene encoding zinc finger and BTB domain-containing protein 17 isoform X1 — translated: MDFPWHSGKVLEQLNHQRQLGLLCDCTFVVDGIDFKAHKAVLAACSAYFRTLFLDQKDVVHLDISNAAGLGQVLEFMYTAKLNLSSQNVEDVLAVATFLQMQEIVNACSAYQTLAVSPTDTTTAHDSTTTDNAEEGGQKSDLDKPVTEEENSAPLVNGASDKQPLSEQGPSSEATEDEQAAISIAECSTAQVKTAVARASRMPKAPSYTKPRKAGVTSEKKGQAEEEEEGAAKEVPFQDDPSDADYTPKVPYKSSAAAKSYISTRRSRLRTASKRLHARGRNGGVESEETNTATEGNSAHAAEEEEEAGEVEDEEEEEEEGQEDESGGEGRSIRTGAISDRSESRAYSSFTHKCEDCGKKFTHTGNFKRHIRIHTGEKPFSCRDCHKAFSDPAACKAHEKTHSPLKPYCCSTCGKSYRQISLLNLHRKRHTGEARYSCEDCGKLFTTSGNLKRHQLVHSGEKPYRCDYCDRAFSDPTAKMRHLETHDTDKGHRCSHCDKKFNQIGNLKAHLKIHIADGPLKCKECGKQFTTSGNLKRHLRVHSGEKPYVCMHCQRAFADPGALQRHVRIHTGEKPCLCLICGKGFAQASSLIAHVRQHTGEKPYVCDRCGKRFVQSSQLANHIRHHDNIRPHKCHVCNKAFVNVGDLSKHIIIHTGEKPFLCDKCGRGFNRVDNLRSHVKTVHQGKAGMKRLVVAEGDGEGDDKLQPVSTSASELDDSEVNIVTVTTDDIVTLATEALAASAVAQLTVVPVAATVSADETEALKAEITKAVEKVQEADPNTQILYACDSCGEKFLDASSLAQHVRIHTAQALVMFQADSDFYQQYAAGDTTWQTTEQVIQGGELLFRTRDGEEEVEAGTDGETVALEEGLPPTEIKEETVTEVEGGGEVVEEMDCDSQT